The genomic window GCATCCTCAGCTCCTTCTTCTGCTGCTTCCGTGATTACAATGTGGAGGCCCCGCCAGGCAGCAGCCCCGGCGTGCTTCCGCCGCTGGTGGAGGAGAACGGTGGGCTCCAGAAGGTCAGTGCAAATGCTCAACTGCCACCACGGGGTCTCTGTCCCATCCTTGACGAACATCCTTAGGAAGACTCTCTGACAGTATGTGTACAGCCATTaacttaaagattttaaattgccAAAAAAGTTCATCATTTTGTTACAGGATATGTCAGTCATTCCCATTTCACAACGAAAGAACATATTTGATGCGAGTTAGAAGAGTCACTTCACATTTTTATCACATTCTGTTGTGGGAGGTTGAACGTATGAAATAGAGAGTTAAAGAACCAGGAAcagacaaagaaatggaaagtccAGAGGAGAAACAGAAACTTGGAAAAAAGCAGATAATAAATTTAAGTGGATTTAACTACCCTGTTTAGTCATAAACAtttgttatatattcttttatacatatcaaataaaacattttatgtcaGATCATCACAATAGGTAAAAACAAGTTCTACCCACATGCTGTCTAACAGACATCATATTCAAAACCAAATGATTCAGAACAGTTCAAGGTAAGagaatgagcaaaaaaaaaaaaaaattacagaagtaTAAGCCAAAAGGAAGCAGAGATAACATTAGTAATCTCATGTCacatcaggaaaaaaaggaatatgTAAATCACACTGGCTCTTAAAGTTTTCACTCAAAGGTAACAAGACTCATTTCAGCTTACTTTTATTGGCCAAAGCAATTCCCATGATTATACTTAACTTCAAAGAGCATGAAAGAATAATCCTACCATGTGCCCAGAAAGAGAGCTGGAATTATTTGGTAAACAGTGCTAATGACGTACAGAGCAGGTGGCTACTAGTTTCTGACCCAGCATCCAACATAAagtaatatcaaaaaaaaaaaaaggtagaaaataaagagatgggCAAAGTATACAAAGCAAATCaaataaatagaaagcaaaagTGGCAATGTTAAAATCAGACAAACAGAATTCAAGGCCAAAAGCATTAAACAAGAGAAAGAGGGACATTTTATGTTACAGCATCTAATACATGACATATATAGCAGCCATAAACCTTTACATACCAATCAACAGGACAGCCAGATACATAGTAGAATATCATTTGAGCATCATGGAAAGCTGACTTCTAAAAATAAACAGCCAACAACATAGGAAAATCATTGGCAGTTCTGGCTAATATATgtaataagatttaaaaaatgaaacgaCTGATACAAATATGGAAAAGATAGGAAGCCAGTTTTATTTGCAGATGACGTGATTATTTGCATTGAAAACCCAAAATACTACCGAAAAATGAGAGTTCACTAAAAGCTTTTGGTATGGTGGCTCTTATTTATTGAGAAATGTGCTGTGTTTCTGAATAGGAAGACTTAAAATTGACATAGAAGAAAAACTATCTAAGAATAGCTGagaaatttttggaaaaatataatgaaagataACTTGCCTCAAGAGATATTAAACCTTACCCTCTGTTGATGTGGAAAAATATGTCAGTAGAATTTATATAATGAAATTTGCCTGTAAACCCTGTCACAGCCCTGTATTCTGATATCTCCCCTCAGTGTACTTTCCTTAAACTATCAACTTGTACAGTGTGAAAGTCATTGCTGTAGAGAGTTCCTGTTAATGAAGGGAACATAGTTTATATCCTAGGCCTGTAGAGGATTAAAAAAGACGAAAGGAGAAGAATTAGCCCAACTGGGCCAGCGCCCTTGAAGTTGGACCTGCCCCGGCCTGGGTCAGGTCACGGAAGTGACAGACCTCTGCTGGCCCAGTGACAATGGCCGTGTTTCATGACAAGGTGAAGATTGAGGACTTCCAATATGACAAGGACTCTGGGACGTGTTTCTACTCCTGCCCATGTGGGGGTAATTTCTGCATCATCAAGGAAGGTTTGAAGAACAGGGAAGACATGGCAACGTGGCCTAGCTGCTCTCTCCTCGTGAacgtgatttatgtcaaagatcAGTTCACGTGTGGAGAGACAGTCCCAGCCCCTTCTGCTGACAAAGAACTAGTTAAACGCTGAAGAAGACATGTTAGATTCCAAAGCCTGAACTTTGGGAAATGAGCCAAGCTGGAAAAATCGAATGCAAAGTCAATAGCTTCTTCATGGTTACAATCATttggtagagagagagagagaagtcactGCTGTCATAGTAAGTTTTGTTTAATGAATACCTGCCTAGATGAATGGCTTGAGAAGGTGGTGTTGAAGAACCTTCCTCCTGGAAGGTTTCCTGGAACCCTTAGCTGTATCTACCAGAGAATAAAGGTCTTTAAAGGCATCTCCTGCAGCAGAGCTGGACTTACCTGGACCTAGTGTTTGTTCGTGGAAATGTCCTTCGGTTGACACTTGTCAGCATGGCTTTTTAAAGCATTCACCCTGAATAGTGCATCACTTGCATAATCCATGACCCTTCAGTGTGTGAGACCAGACCCTGTAGAAAGAGCCCATGTCAAAGTGGGGCAGCTCTGCCCTTTGCATTTGCCTAATCAGGACACTGGAATGTAAAGCCCAGGCTCAACAGATGTGGAGGCCAGTTGCAGGCCTGTCTCTACCACTGCCTCCCAGGCAGTCTCTGCCTCTTTGAGCTCAGCCTGCTGGAAGAGGAGAGAATGATTCCGTGCACCCTGTGTATTTACTGTGTCCTCAAGAAAAGCTTCTGAGCAGTGCCCTGGTGTGACAGCCATTGCAACTGTCCCGATTTCAGCCTGGACTGAAGACCAGTTGCCCCAAAATGAAAGTATGAAAGTGCCTGCAGCCCCTGGCCAGAGGCCAGGAGGAGTTGGCACTCTGAAGACTCCAATGGCAGAGACCAGGGAGGACTACTGAGGGTGAGGCAGAGTGAATGCGATTGCTAGATGCTTATTCATCCGTGCACGCCCCAtgatcacacacacacgtaaACCTCTAGGGTCATTCTCAAGCTCAGATACCTGTCTAAGGTAGCAGCTTTGGTCATGGTCTGTGTTTCCTCAAGCCCTTCCAAAGTAACCATTTAGTGGTGTTACCTCTCACCTCACTGATGCATTCACTTAGTCTAAAGACGCACTTGTGTTCGGGGGCTATTTGCCATCTCCCCACTAGCACTTTGGTTCTCAACTAGAGATGACTGTTTCCCCTAGTAAACATTTGACTGTGTCTGGTGacattgtggggcttccctggtggatcagtggtaaagaatccacctgccagtataggagatagcaggttcaatccctgagtcaggaagatccccaggaggaggaaatggcaattcactccagtattcttgtctggagaatccccatggacacaggagcctggtgggcgaccatccatgtgatcacaaagcgTCAGATGCAACTtcaagactgagcacacacacacacacgcacacgctcAGAGACATTTCTGTAGACGCTCCAGGGTTTCTACTGGCATCTAGTGCCTGGGCCAGGGATACTGCTGAGCACTCTACAGAGCACAGGGCAGCCCCGAATGTCAGCAGTACAGGGTTGAGAGGGTCCACAGTGACCCAATGGGCTTGTGAGCCTCTGGTTAAAATCTGTCCCACCAATCTCCAGATGTTAGGACCATAGTATTTAAAAGCTTCTGAAATGTACTTCTCTGCATAAGTTCTTGAAAACTGAGACTTTATTTGATTGCACTGTTATGTTGGAGAATAGCACACCTCTGCCCTTAATGATGACAGAGGCAGTTGTGAATCCTTAAGACAAGCCCCCAGTGTCCTGAGGAAGGAAAGAGCCATCAAGAGTATGTCAGGAGGAAACAAGAGCAACTGTCACACTGCAGAGGTGATGACGAGGGGCTGGAGATAATCCAGAAGTTGCTAAATGGTTCTTGGAGCAGAGATCAGAAAGGTACCAGCCATCTGCCACTGTGTCAGTCAGGTTTGACTTCTTCTCATGAGACCCCTGTCCCCAGTGACCCCCCTGAATAAAGAAGGAtagaagtgaaagtgagtcgctcagtcgtgtctgactctttgctaccccctggactatagcctaccaggctcctccatccatgggattttccaggcaagagtactggagtgggttgccatttccttctccagaggatcttcccaacccagggatcaaacctgggtctcccacattgtaggcagacactttaccatctgagccacagggaaatcCATcccataatatataaataaatccatcccataatatataaataaatccatcccataattctgggagatttttttccttctttgctgaAACTTTCGTTGTTGCTCTGACTGAGCTTGAGTAatagaaaaaagctcaaatttatggccagagtcagagcaggcgTTATTAATTGGCCCAGTGAGGCGATAAAGAAGGATACACTTTCACAAATCCTTCCATGTGGAAGACTGCAAACGATGCACCTCCTTATCAGGGACCATGATGCTGTGACTCATTGCCTCCCATCCCATCagctgaaaaagaagaaacacagaaaCTGGAAATTCTCAGTGgagataaatttgattttttattaGCTTTTCTCAATGATGCTGATACGAAGTGTTTCCATGGACCAAGTTTAGAGTGACTGGCATTCTGGGGATAAGGAATGGTTGAGGCCCTTTCTTGGGACCTGAATTTTCTGAACACTCCCCACCAATACAGGTTCTGTTCCCTTTCATGGGAAAGCTGTCCCCCTTGCCTGTGTCCTTGGAGGGTATTCCTTGCACCATGCCTGTCCCATCTGCCCAGTCCTCCCCTAGAAGAGGGCCAGAAGTGGCCAGGGGATCCTCAGAATCTGGTTAAACTGTCTCCATTTCCCTGTGTATCATATTGACTTGAGGCTTTAGTCTTCGGAGAAAAACTTACTTACAAGAAGCAACAAGTGAGTTATTAGAGAGATTTATGGATCAAAGTAAAGTAtgggttttcctttttccttttcaattaagGATTAAATTCCTGGGAGTAAAGAAGGCActatttaaataaacaggatgacttATGAGCCTCAGGAACCTGGCCTGGTTTGTCAGGGGAAGGAGTGgctgggaggcagaggggagCCTAGTAACTGAGGACTATTCTTGGGTTCCTCCTGCTCATTAAATCCCACCAAGGTGCAGCGAACAGGAGGTCATATGGCTGCAGTACTCAAGGGTACTTTGAAGTTTCTTTTGAGAATATGATCTATTTCTCTTTAAACCTGacaatgattt from Capricornis sumatraensis isolate serow.1 chromosome 10, serow.2, whole genome shotgun sequence includes these protein-coding regions:
- the LOC138087253 gene encoding diphthamide biosynthesis protein 3-like; translated protein: MAVFHDKVKIEDFQYDKDSGTCFYSCPCGGNFCIIKEDQFTCGETVPAPSADKELVKR